GCCACCGGAAGGCGCGCGCCGGAACACGATCACGGTGGCTGCGGGGATCGAAGGTTGCGGCGCGTTCGGGTCCATCGCGCGAGTCTGGCTGGACACCGGTTGCTTGCCAAGAGCGATTATCGCGCACGGACTGTCGGCGTGCCTTACAATACCGAAGCCCGGTTAAGGAGATTAACCATCGCGAGCCGCGGTTTTCCCGGGTTGGCGCCACTTGGCACGGGATGTGCTGGTAAACCGATACCCAACGGTCTTCGATCGAGGCGGAGCCCCTTTGTCTCCCTGGTTGCCCCCGGTGTCTCCCCGGGGTTTCCTGGCTCCGCCTCCCCGACCGCACCCAACCCTGGACATGAAAAACCCGTCCGGCCTACCCAGCCGAACGGGGCACAATTTGTCCGTACAAAGGCGCCGGTCAGGCGGTGCCGGGAGCAGCCCTTTCGGTGAGGAGCTGCTGCAATTCGCCGGCTTCGAACATTTCCATCATGATGTCGCTGCCGCCCAGGAATTCGCCGCCCACGTAAAGCTGCGGAATCGTCGGCCAGTCGCTGTAGGCCTTGATCCCCTGGCGGATTTCCATGTCCTGCAGGACATCGACCGTTTCGTACGGCGCGCCGCAGTGGTCCAGGATCTGGATCGCACGGCTGGAAAATCCGCACTGCGGAAACAGGGGGGTGCCCTTCATGAAGAGCACCACCTGGTTGTTCTGGACGATATCGCTGATGCGCTGATTGACGTCGGACATGGCCCGGACCTTCCGATTCTTGGGAACGAGGATTGGCGCTTCAGTTGGGAACCGCGGTGGTGAGTTGCAAGGCGTGGAGTTCCCCGCCCATCCGCTCCCCCAGCGCTGCATAGACCATCTTGTGCTGGGCGATGCGGCTCTTCCCGGCGAACGCGGACGAAACGACATGCGCGGCGTAGTGGTCGCCGTCGCCGGCAAGGTCGCGGATCACGACCTCCGCATCCGGCAGGGCGCTGCGGATCAGTGCCTCGATCTCGAACGCGGGCATCGCCATGGGGCTCAGCTCTCGCTCATCAACTGGCGCCGTGCCTCGACGCTCTTTTCCTCGAGCGCCGCGCGAACCGCCGCTTCGTCGACGTCCGCGCCAGCGCCCGTCAGGTCACCCAGCACCTTGCGGATC
This sequence is a window from Tsuneonella aeria. Protein-coding genes within it:
- the grxD gene encoding Grx4 family monothiol glutaredoxin, with the translated sequence MSDVNQRISDIVQNNQVVLFMKGTPLFPQCGFSSRAIQILDHCGAPYETVDVLQDMEIRQGIKAYSDWPTIPQLYVGGEFLGGSDIMMEMFEAGELQQLLTERAAPGTA
- a CDS encoding BolA family protein, whose translation is MAMPAFEIEALIRSALPDAEVVIRDLAGDGDHYAAHVVSSAFAGKSRIAQHKMVYAALGERMGGELHALQLTTAVPN